A region from the Brassica napus cultivar Da-Ae chromosome C8, Da-Ae, whole genome shotgun sequence genome encodes:
- the LOC106374176 gene encoding glutaredoxin-C11-like, giving the protein MERIRDLSSKTAAVIFTKSSCCMCHSIKTLFYELGASPAIHELDKDSEGREMERALRALGSSNPAVPAVFVGGRYIGSAKDIISFHVDGSLKQMLKDAKAIWL; this is encoded by the coding sequence ATGGAGAGAATAAGAGATCTGTCGTCGAAGACAGCAGCAGTAATATTCACTAAGAGCTCTTGCTGTATGTGCCATAGCATCAAGACGTTATTCTACGAACTAGGAGCTAGTCCAGCGATTCACGAGCTCGATAAGGACTCCGAAGGCCGTGAAATGGAGCGGGCCCTGCGTGCGCTCGGCTCATCAAACCCAGCAGTTCCAGCTGTTTTTGTCGGAGGAAGGTATATCGGATCAGCCAAAGACATCATCTCGTTCCACGTCGACGGGTCGCTCAAACAAATGCTTAAAGACGCAAAGGCCATATGGCTATAG